Part of the Tolypothrix sp. PCC 7910 genome, ATCCCGAATTCGCAAACTTGGGCCACCACAACCTACAGGTAAGCCATTTTGTCCACCTTTACCACAACCACCAGATTCATCCCAGTAAAAGTCATTACCAATGGCTTCAATATCAGCTAAGGTTTGGAAAACGTTACCTGAAAGTGTGACATCACGCACAGGTTCAGCAATTTTGCCATTTCTAATCATCCATGCTTCGCCAGCGCTAAAGGTAAACATTTCGCCATTTGTCATTCCACCTAGCCAATTACGGGCATATACTCCTTCTTTAATGTGGCTAAATAAGTCTGCAACTGGTGTTTTACCCCGTTCAATCCAGGTGTTTGTCATCCGCACAATGGGCATAAAGTGATAATTAAGACAACGTGCATTGCCTGTAGGTAATTCCTCTAATTTGCCTGCGGTTTCACGGGAATGTAACCTGCCTACCAAAACCCCATCTTTGATGAGTTGGGTAGTTGTGGCTGGTGTACCTTCATCATCGTAAAAATAGCTACCACGATGTCCTGGAGGCGCAGCACCATCAAAAATTTGCAGTTCTTCTGGGCCAAATCTCCGTCCGATGGTCATGACTTCCAATAAATCGGGGTTTTCGTAAGCCATATCTGCTTCCGAAAGATGACCAAAAGCTTCATGAACAAACAAACCAGTTAGTATGGGGTCAATGACTACAGTATAAGTATTGCCTTTAACTGACGGTAGAGCTAAAGCTGCGATCGCTCTTTGCGCTGCATTCTTAACTTGTGCGTCTAAATTGGTTAAGTCTTCATAGCCTTTACGAGAACCGGTAGTTTCCCTACCTGTTTGTACAGTTTCGCCGTTTCTAGCAGTTGCGGCGAAGCGCATTTCCATATCTACCCAAGATTGCTCGATAAATGTACCTTCTGAGGTAGCCAGGATAATTTTTTGAGAACTATCACCGTAGCGTACTGAAGTAGTACTAATTCGAGGATCAACACTTTTGAGTAACTCAGAATAGCGATCGCACAATTCTTTTTTCTGACTCAGAGAAATTTTCCGCGGATCTGTTCCTGTTAAGGGTAGGCTGCATATTGCTTGTACTGGCTCAATGGGGGCTAGTATGGTTTCTTCATCTCCCACCATTCGTGCAGCTGCGATCGCTTCTTCAATCCGTGCTGTAATTGTCGAAAGCTGATTAAAGCAGCTTAAACCCCACCCACCTTTATAACAAGCGCGAATATGTCCACCAATGGAGATACCCTCGCTCAGTGTTTCTACTTTATCGCCACGTAATAAGATATCAGTACCTTCTGCTTCTTCCAGGCGGATCATCAAATAATCCACATAAGATGAGTAGCGGGCGATTAAGTCAGAAAGCAAATTTTGTGCATCAGCAAGTTTAGTCGGCATTTCCAGGTAGTAAGCATGACGAACTGCATTCATTTTCTAATTATTCGCGCAATTTCTGCTAGTGAGATCCAAAATTAGTGGTTGTACAAAATTAAAATCTTGGATACACAGATACAAGCGTTATATTCACAGAATATGCTCAGGGAAAGAAGAATAAATTTAGCTTTAAGAATGATCAGTTCTGGAATTATTTCTCGCAGCTTTTGTGTCAGAACTTCAATCGTAGAAGCTTCTGTGACTAATCCAGGCACATCATCACTAGTTGCAGCCCAGACTTGTGCATCTTAGTCCCAAAATGCTTCTACCTTAAATGTGATTTGTGTCATCATTGATTGTTAACAACTTATGTTTCAGTTTAAAACACAGCTAGTTGTCTGAGCTAGCTAGTCACAAACATACTTCTGGGCGACTTTCCAGTAGCGTGAGAAGCGCTTCAGGTCAATATAGCCGTCGTAATCAAAAAATGGTTCTACCTCTAGCACTTCCATTGCTAAAGACGATTTCACTAACTTGCAGATATCAGCAAAGCGGGGACTGGGACTAGTGACTGTCACAACTAAATTGGCATTATGCTCTTGGGCGAAGGTTAAAATTTCTTGAGCCACGTTACCACGGCGAATTTCTACAGGTAACTCTAGCAAACATTCGTAGATAAAGGTGAGGCGTTTCAGACTCAGTTGCCATTCTTCTATTAAAGCGTCGTCCCAAACCCAAATAGCTGGCACATCCGGGTATTTTTGTAGTGCAGGATTGTAGGGACTGAGACAGTCTCCATGCACCCAAACAATTGGTTTAATCTGTTGGTCATTTGTCATTTGTCATTTGTCATTTGGTAATGGGTAATGGGTAATTGGTAATTGGTAATGGGAATTTCTGCCCTTGTCCCCAGTCCCCAGTCCCCAATCCCCAGTCCCAATCATTTAACCACCGCTAACAGGGGGAATTAATACCACTTCATCACCATTTTGAAGAGGGGTATCTGGTTCCACAAATATAAGATTAATCCCATAGCGGGTGATATCTCGAAATTGCTTTAGTTCTGGACGTTCGCTAATTAAGCGATCGCATACTGCTTTCACAGGCGCACCGTTGGGCAATTCTAATACTAGTTCTGATGTCCCATACGCTTCTTGATAAGCAGCAAATAGCTTGACGGTTATACTGATAGAAGAATTTGACATAAATAAAAATTATTATTCCCTGCTATCACATTCAGGGATTATTTACCCAAAGCAACTTTTACCTATTAGGGTGATTGTGTTGGAGGTTACTGTAATTTAAAAACAAAAAATTTGCATAAAAATATAATACTACATACTTACGTAAAAATTTCAAATAATGAAGAACTAACCGCCGATAAACGCCGATAAATGCCGATAAGCGGGAGATAGCTCAGATGAGTATCTAAATATAACTGTAGGATTCGGGAGAATTAGATACTGCATTAGCTAAGTGTGTTGATACAATTTATCGAGTATCTGAAAAAATCTGATGTTATACCAATTTGAAAAAAGAATGCGACAGATACGCAGACCCAAAGCCTTGTCCTGCCTAGATTCTTAATTTTGAATTTTGAATTTTGAATTGGTATTAGAGCTATAAATGGGTTTTGCTAGTGACACAAAGCAGGATGCGTTAAGCATTTCGCCTAACGCATCGCTGATAATATAAAGATGGTAGATAATTTATTTTTTGCTATTGCCTACACTAATATCTTAAAAAATCTGATCTAAGCGCTGGAAATCGCGTTGCACCTCATTCCACAAAGCTTTATTGTTGGGGTCAGTTTTTAAAGCTTTTTTCAGATAAATTCTGGCCTTCAACACTTGATGTTGATCAATTAGCACTCTTCCCCAAAGTTGATAAGCTATCGCTTGCCACTGGCGAACTTCTGCATCGTCTGGTAAACGATCTGCCAAAGCTTCCGCAAGGGCGATCGCTTGGGGAAATCTTTTTTCTTTTAAAAAGCGCTGCAACTGCTCATAAGTCTTCCATTTAAGCCGCTGTTCTATAGCAGTGACGCTAGGTGGCTTTGGTGCAGCTGACGGCTTTGGTGTTCTTACCGAAGTTGCTGGTGCCTTCACTGTTTGCTGAGAAGTTGCCTTTGTTGCTTCACCCGCAGTTACTGGCGGCTGACGCGAATATTCGCCAGCTGTATCCTCTGGTATTACTACCGTCAACAGGAATTTGTAAGCCTCGGTTAAGGCAATAAACTTTTCTTTAGCTTGGTTGTCATCTGGATTGATATCAGGATGATATTGCTGCGCCAATCGTCTGTAAGACGTTTTGATGTCGGCAAAAGAGGCTCCCGATCTTAAACCCAATACACGGTAGCAATCTCCAAGATCCATCTTGAGCTATGAGCTAGCGAATATTCAGCTTAAAGCAGAAAGCTTTAAGTTGAGTTTTTAATAATAAAAAGTAATTTTCTAAGTGTAAGTTCAGTTTTAACAATTTGTCGTGGATATGGGGCATGGGGCATTGGGCATTGGGAATTTGGTAATGGGTAATGGGTAATGGGTAATGGGTAATGGGTAATGGGTAATAGTAATTTCTCCTTGTCCCCTCCCCTTCCTCTGCTCCCTGCTCCCTGCCCCCTGCCTCTATTACGGACGTTCTTCAATCACACGGTCAATTAAACCGTATTCTTTCGCTTCTGCGGCAGACATGAAAAAGTCACGATCCATGTCTTTTTCAATTTTGGCTAGAGTTTGACCTGTGTTGTTGGCATAAATCTGATTGAGCTGGTTACGAATCCGCAGAATCTCTCTAGCTTCAATTTCGATATCGGTTGCTTGTCCACGGGTGCCACCAGAAGGTTGGTGAATCATAATCCGTGAATGAGGCAATGCCATGCGTTTGCCCTTGGTGCCAGCTGCCAACAGGAAAGAACCCATAGAAGCGGCTAAACCAACGCAAATTGTTACCACATCTGATTTGATGTGTTGCATGGTATCATATATCGCCAAGCCTGAGGTGACCATACCACCAGGGGAATTGATGTACAAGTAAATATCCTTACCTGGATCTTCGGAATCCAGGTATAGCATAACGGCAATAATTTGGTTGGCTATTTCGTCATCAATGTCACGCCCCAAGAAAATAATTCTTTCCCGGTACAGGCGATCGTAGATACTGATCCAATCAGTAAATTGTCCGCCGGGCATCCGGTAAGGAACTTTAGGAACACCTATAGGCATTTTCGCTACTCCGTTTGTAATTTAAGTACTTAGTCCAAAGTCCAAAGTCCAAAGTCAAATAAATAATGATGATCTTTTGACAATTGACTCTTGACTCTTGACCCATTAAAGAATGCTTGCAGGCAGAGGTGGATTTGCTAATTCTTCTTTTTCAAAGACTCGGTCAATCAATCCATATTCCTTGGCTTGATAGGGAGTCATGTAGAAG contains:
- a CDS encoding MoaD/ThiS family protein; this translates as MSNSSISITVKLFAAYQEAYGTSELVLELPNGAPVKAVCDRLISERPELKQFRDITRYGINLIFVEPDTPLQNGDEVVLIPPVSGG
- a CDS encoding universal stress protein, whose amino-acid sequence is MTNDQQIKPIVWVHGDCLSPYNPALQKYPDVPAIWVWDDALIEEWQLSLKRLTFIYECLLELPVEIRRGNVAQEILTFAQEHNANLVVTVTSPSPRFADICKLVKSSLAMEVLEVEPFFDYDGYIDLKRFSRYWKVAQKYVCD
- a CDS encoding ATP-dependent Clp protease proteolytic subunit, yielding MPIGVPKVPYRMPGGQFTDWISIYDRLYRERIIFLGRDIDDEIANQIIAVMLYLDSEDPGKDIYLYINSPGGMVTSGLAIYDTMQHIKSDVVTICVGLAASMGSFLLAAGTKGKRMALPHSRIMIHQPSGGTRGQATDIEIEAREILRIRNQLNQIYANNTGQTLAKIEKDMDRDFFMSAAEAKEYGLIDRVIEERP
- a CDS encoding TldD/PmbA family protein; translated protein: MPTKLADAQNLLSDLIARYSSYVDYLMIRLEEAEGTDILLRGDKVETLSEGISIGGHIRACYKGGWGLSCFNQLSTITARIEEAIAAARMVGDEETILAPIEPVQAICSLPLTGTDPRKISLSQKKELCDRYSELLKSVDPRISTTSVRYGDSSQKIILATSEGTFIEQSWVDMEMRFAATARNGETVQTGRETTGSRKGYEDLTNLDAQVKNAAQRAIAALALPSVKGNTYTVVIDPILTGLFVHEAFGHLSEADMAYENPDLLEVMTIGRRFGPEELQIFDGAAPPGHRGSYFYDDEGTPATTTQLIKDGVLVGRLHSRETAGKLEELPTGNARCLNYHFMPIVRMTNTWIERGKTPVADLFSHIKEGVYARNWLGGMTNGEMFTFSAGEAWMIRNGKIAEPVRDVTLSGNVFQTLADIEAIGNDFYWDESGGCGKGGQNGLPVGCGGPSLRIRDVVVGGEA
- a CDS encoding J domain-containing protein, which translates into the protein MDLGDCYRVLGLRSGASFADIKTSYRRLAQQYHPDINPDDNQAKEKFIALTEAYKFLLTVVIPEDTAGEYSRQPPVTAGEATKATSQQTVKAPATSVRTPKPSAAPKPPSVTAIEQRLKWKTYEQLQRFLKEKRFPQAIALAEALADRLPDDAEVRQWQAIAYQLWGRVLIDQHQVLKARIYLKKALKTDPNNKALWNEVQRDFQRLDQIF